The Cervus elaphus chromosome 12, mCerEla1.1, whole genome shotgun sequence genome includes a region encoding these proteins:
- the LOC122704689 gene encoding polyadenylate-binding protein 2 isoform X1: MAAAAAAAAAAGAAGGRGSGPGRRRHLVPGAGGEAGEGAPGGAGDYGNGLESEELEPEELLLEPEPEPEPEEEPPRPRAPPGAPGPGPGSGAPGNQEEEEEPGLVEGDPGDGAIEDPELEAIKARVREMEEEAEKLKELQNEVEKQMNMSPPPGNAGPVIMSIEEKMEADARSIYVGNVDYGATAEELEAHFHGCGSVNRVTILCDKFSGHPKGFAYIEFSDKESVRTSLALDESLFRGRQIKVIPKRTNRPGISTTDRGFPRARYRARTTNYNSSRSRFYSGFNSRPRGRVYRGRARATSWYSPY; encoded by the exons atggcggcggcggcggcggcggcagcagcagcgggGGCTGCGGGCGGTCGGGGCTCCGGGCCGGGGCGGCGGCGCCATCTTGTGCCCGGGGCCGGTGGGGAGGCCGGGGAGGGGGCCCCGGGGGGCGCAGGGGACTACGGGAACGGCTTGGAGTCTGAGGAACTGGAGCCTGAGGAGCTGCTGCTGGAGCCCGAGCCGGAGCCCGAGCCCGAAGAGGAGCCGCCCCGGCCCCGCGCCCCCCCGGGAGCTCCGGGCCCTGGGCCTGGCTCGGGAGCCCCCGGcaaccaggaggaggaggaggagccgggACTGGTCGAGGGTGACCCGGGGGACGGCGCCATTGAGGACCCG GAGCTGGAAGCGATCAAAGCTCGAGTTAGGGAGATGGAGGAAGAAGCTGAGAAGCTAAAGGAGCTGCAGAACGAGGTAGAGAAGCAGATGAATATGAGTCCACCTCCGGGCAATG ctGGCCCAGtgatcatgtccattgaggagAAGATGGAGGCTGATGCCCGTTCCATCTATGTTGGCAAT GTGGACTATGGTGCAACAGCAGAAGAGCTGGAAGCACACTTTCATGGCTGTGGTTCAGTCAACCGCGTTACTATACTCTGTGACAAATTTAGTGGCCATCCCAAAGG GTTTGCGTATATAGAGTTCTCAGACAAAGAGtcagtgaggacttccctggccttAGATGAATCCTTATTTAGAGGAAGACAGATCAAG GTGATCCCTAAACGAACCAACAGACCAGGCATCAGCACAACAGACCGAGGTTTCCCACGAGCCCGATACCGTGCCCGAACCACCAACTACAACAGTTCCCGCTCTCGATTCTACAGTGGTTTTAACAGCAGGCCCCGGGGTCGCGTCTACAG GGGCCGGGCTAGAGCGACATCATGGTATTCCCCTTACTAA
- the LOC122704689 gene encoding bcl-2-like protein 2 isoform X2: protein MATPASAPDTRALVADFVGYKLRQKGYVCGAGPGEGPAADPLHQAMRAAGDEFETRFRRTFSDLAAQLHVTPGSAQQRFTQVSDELFQGGPNWGRLVAFFVFGAALCAESVNKEMEPLVGQVQEWMVAYLETRLADWIHSSGGWAEFTALYGDGALEEARRLREGNWASVRTVLTGAVALGALVTVGAFFASK from the exons ATGGCGACCCCAGCCTCGGCCCCAGACACACGGGCTCTAGTGGCAGACTTTGTGGGCTATAAGCTGAGGCAGAAGGGGTATGTTTGTGGAGCTGGCCCCGGGGAGGGCCCAGCAGCTGACCCGCTACACCAAGCCATGCGGGCAGCTGGAGATGAGTTCGAGACCCGCTTCCGGCGCACCTTCTCCGATCTGGCAGCTCAGCTGCATGTGACCCCAGGCTCGGCCCAGCAACGCTTCACCCAGGTCTCTGATGAACTCTTCCAAGGGGGCCCCAACTGGGGCCGCCTTGTggccttctttgtctttggagcCGCACTGTGTGCTGAGAGTGTCAACAAGGAGATGGAGCCACTTGTGGGACAAGTGCAGGAGTGGATGGTGGCCTACCTGGAGACGCGGCTGGCTGACTGGATCCACAGCAGCGGGGGCTGG GCGGAGTTCACAGCTCTATACGGGGACGGGGCCCTGGAGGAGGCGCGGCGTCTGCGGGAGGGGAACTGGGCCTCAGTGAGGACAGTGCTGACGGGGGCCGTGGCACTGGGGGCCCTGGTAACCGTAGGGGCCTTTTTCGCTAGCAAGTGA
- the PPP1R3E gene encoding protein phosphatase 1 regulatory subunit 3E codes for MSRERHPRTDIPRNLSFIASLTERAYYLSQRPSLEEEPEEEPGEGGTRLGARSRAPGPSRGRRARSAPAGGSGIRALRNHSPDTRKRVRFADALGLELAAVRRFRPGELPRVPRHVQVQLQKDALRHFAPCQPRARGLQEARAALEPASEPGFAARLQAQRICLERVEASPLGVAGSARVLDLAYEKRVSVRWSADGWRSQREAPAAYAGPAPPPPRADRFSFRLPAPPIGGALLFALRYRVTGREFWDNNGGRDYALRGPEHPGSGGNPEPQGWIHFI; via the exons ATGTCTCGCGAGCGGCACCCGCGCACCGACATCCCCCGCAACCTGAGCTTCATTGCCTCGCTGACAGAGCGAGCCTACTACCTCAGCCAGCGGCCCAGCCTCGAGGAGGAGCCAGAGGAGGAGCCAGGCGAGGGAGGGACGCGTCTCGGGGCCCGATCCCGAGCTCCAGGTCCGAGTCGGGGGCGCCGGGCTCGTTCTGCGCCCGCCGGAGGCAGCGGGATCCGGGCGCTCCGCAACCACAGCCCCGATACCCGTAAGAGAGTGCGTTTCGCTGACGCGCTGGGGCTGGAGCTGGCAGCCGTGCGCCGCTTCCGCCCGGGAGAGCTGCCCCGGGTGCCCCGCCACGTGCAGGTCCAGCTGCAGAAGGACGCCCTCCGCCACTTCGCGCCGTGCCAGCCCCGCGCCCGAGGCCTCCAG GAGGCGCGCGCCGCCCTGGAGCCGGCCAGCGAGCCCGGCTTCGCCGCCCGCTTGCAGGCTCAGCGCATCTGCCTGGAACGCGTCGAGGCGAGCCCGCTGGGCGTGGCCGGGAGCGCGCGCGTGCTGGACCTGGCCTACGAGAAGCGCGTGAGCGTGCGCTGGAGTGCAGACGGCTGGCGGAGCCAACGAGAGGCGCCCGCCGCCTACGccggcccggccccgccgccgccgcgcgccgACCGGTTCTCCTTCCGCCTGCCGGCGCCACCCATTGGAGGCGCCCTGCTCTTCGCCCTGCGCTACCGCGTGACGGGCCGCGAGTTCTGGGACAACAACGGCGGCCGTGACTATGCTCTCCGTGGGCCGGAGCACCCGGGCAGTGGCGGAAACCCGGAGCCCCAGGGCTGGATCCACTTTATCTGA
- the LOC122704689 gene encoding polyadenylate-binding protein 2 isoform X3 has protein sequence MEEEAEKLKELQNEVEKQMNMSPPPGNAGPVIMSIEEKMEADARSIYVGNVDYGATAEELEAHFHGCGSVNRVTILCDKFSGHPKGFAYIEFSDKESVRTSLALDESLFRGRQIKVIPKRTNRPGISTTDRGFPRARYRARTTNYNSSRSRFYSGFNSRPRGRVYRGRARATSWYSPY, from the exons ATGGAGGAAGAAGCTGAGAAGCTAAAGGAGCTGCAGAACGAGGTAGAGAAGCAGATGAATATGAGTCCACCTCCGGGCAATG ctGGCCCAGtgatcatgtccattgaggagAAGATGGAGGCTGATGCCCGTTCCATCTATGTTGGCAAT GTGGACTATGGTGCAACAGCAGAAGAGCTGGAAGCACACTTTCATGGCTGTGGTTCAGTCAACCGCGTTACTATACTCTGTGACAAATTTAGTGGCCATCCCAAAGG GTTTGCGTATATAGAGTTCTCAGACAAAGAGtcagtgaggacttccctggccttAGATGAATCCTTATTTAGAGGAAGACAGATCAAG GTGATCCCTAAACGAACCAACAGACCAGGCATCAGCACAACAGACCGAGGTTTCCCACGAGCCCGATACCGTGCCCGAACCACCAACTACAACAGTTCCCGCTCTCGATTCTACAGTGGTTTTAACAGCAGGCCCCGGGGTCGCGTCTACAG GGGCCGGGCTAGAGCGACATCATGGTATTCCCCTTACTAA